A region from the Xenopus laevis strain J_2021 chromosome 4S, Xenopus_laevis_v10.1, whole genome shotgun sequence genome encodes:
- the depdc7.S gene encoding DEP domain containing 7 S homeolog, giving the protein MDVPRSKVVRVCQALMDCKVFEPIVTACMFGREKKRTVFEDSSCSLYRFINSSNQLGVQVEKTNGRCTPQRPKHSSFQSAPLQSPSLEDLWDNLSLTPADPTHLNLTSNLPPKVVSEVWQEQTIRRLLQLVDLPLLDSLLEYTPVAPRIPNVKEEELNLTSNYLDREILKAFSDAQADEWVSAAVDCLDYLPDHMVVDVSRNLPEQQAPDSKWKLLLFDTISKHYNQNRAPLLRNQLFDIHTGIAELLVNGKTEPALEATQLCLKLLDSPSREEFRRLLYFMALAADPLAFRLNEETDNRMTVKRMFCRAIVNNKNLSKGKCDLLVLFILDHHKDVFKIPGSLHKMVSEKLSAIQQGTDPDRDTGSTFCQRVDKGEFDSAAQKNTRTELCALLKTIYENSSLSPKEKKRLLGQFYKSHPETFIQYFGDRVSSVYT; this is encoded by the exons ATGGACGTCCCCCGCTCCAAGGTGGTGCGCGTGTGCCAGGCCCTCATGGACTGCAAAGTGTTTGAACCCATCGTGACGGCCTGCATGTTTGGGAGGGAGAAGAAGAGGACGGTGTTTGAGGACAGTAGCTGCAGCCTATACCGGTTTATAAATTCTTCAAACCAACTTGGTGTCCAGGTGGAGAAAACCAATGGACGTTGTACGCCGCAAAG ACCCAAACACTCCAGCTTCCAATCTGCACCATTACAGTCTCCGAGCCTGGAAGATCTCTGGGATAACCTCAGTCTGACACCTGCAGACCCAACACACCTAAACCTCACATCCAACCTACCTCCCAAAG TTGTCTCTGAAGTTTGGCAAGAACAGACCATACGCCGGCTTCTTCAGCTTGTAGACCTACCTCTGCTTGATTCCTTGCTGGAATACACTCCGGTCGCTCCCAGAATTCCAAATGTGAAGGAGGAAGAGCTTAACCTCACTAGTAACTACCTGGACCGGGAGATCCTCAAAGCCTTCAGTGATGCTCA GGCAGATGAGTGGGTGTCGGCGGCTGTGGACTGCCTGGATTATCTGCCTGACCACATGGTGGTGGACGTGAGCCGGAACTTGCCGGAGCAGCAGGCGCCAGACAGTAAATGGAAGCTTCTCTTGTTTGATACCATCAGCAAACACTACAACCAAAACCGGGCCCCTCTGCTTCGAAACCAGTTATTTGATATCCACACTGGGATCGCTGAGCTTCTTG TGAATGGAAAGACTGAACCAGCTCTGGAGGCGACTCAGCTCTGCCTGAAACTCTTAGACTCCCCGAGCCGCGAAGAGTTCCGACGTCTCTTGTACTTTATGGCTCTTGCCGCAGACCCTTTGGCGTTCCGGCTCAATGAAGAG ACTGACAACAGGATGACTGTGAAAAGAATGTTCTGTAGAGCCATTGTCAACAATAAAAATCTGTCCAAGGGGAAGTGTGACCTGCTGGTTCTGTTCATTCTGGACCATCACAAGGATGTGTTTAAG ATCCCCGGCTCCCTGCACAAAATGGTCAGCGAGAAACTGTCAGCCATTCAGCAAGGAACTGATCCAGACCGAGACACGG GTTCTACATTTTGTCAGCGAGTGGACAAAGGGGAATTTGATTCGGCCGCACAGAAGAACACCCGGACAGAACTCTGCGCTTTGCTGAAGACGATTTATGAGAACAGCAGCCTCTCCCCCAAAGAGAAGAAGCGGCTCCTGGGCCAGTTCTACAAGAGCCACCCGGAGACTTTTATCCAGTACTTTGGCGACCGAGTGAGCAGCGTTTACACGTAG